The Castanea sativa cultivar Marrone di Chiusa Pesio chromosome 11, ASM4071231v1 genome contains a region encoding:
- the LOC142617277 gene encoding uncharacterized protein LOC142617277 — MLATHAPPSLINPLQLFRSHSLFSRAISPFSATRSLFVRTVASMASPDHVAGTWYSVPELRLRNHRFVVPLDYSLEPRSSPKISVFAREVVAVGKEDQLLPYLLFLQGGPGFECPRPTEASGWIHKACEEFRLILMDQRGTGLSTPLTASSMSQFKSAEDLVDYLKHFRADNIVNDAEFMRVRLVPDAGPWTVLGQSYGGFCAVTYLSFAPQGLRQVLLTGGTPPIGNGCTADTVYRVCSEQIILQNEKYYKRYPQDIEIVREVVNYLAASEGGGVLLPSGGILTPRGLQTLGLSYLGTSAGFERLHYMFEGVWDPVLVPGAPKQISYYFLNAFERSIAFDTNPLYALLHESIYCQGASSSWSAHRIRSEDEGKFDAIKAAKEGRPVLFMGEMIFPWMFDEIHALTKFKDAAHILAEKQDWPPLYDTNMLNNNKVPVAAAVYYDDLFVNFKIAMETASQIAGIRLWITNEYMHSGLRDGGGKVFEHLMGMLNGKKPLF; from the exons ATGTTGGCGACGCACGCGCCACCCTCACTCATAAACCCACTCCAACTCTTTCGCTCTCATTCTCTATTCTCTCGCGCCATTTCGCCATTTTCGGCCACAAGATCTCTCTTCGTCCGCACGGTCGCTTCAATGGCCTCGCCGGACCACGTCGCCGGAACCTGGTACTCGGTGCCGGAGCTCCGGCTCCGAAACCATCGATTCGTTGTCCCTCTCGATTACTCCCTCGAACCTCGCTCTTCTCCTAAGATCTCCGTTTTCGCTCGTGAAGTCGTTGCCG TTGGGAAAGAAGATCAACTGCTGCCATACCTATTATTCCTACAAGGTGGACCTGGGTTTGAGTGCCCTAGACCAACAGAAGCTAGTGGATGGATACACAAAGCTTGTGAAGAATTTCGTCTCATATTGATGGATCAG CGAGGAACAGGGTTATCAACTCCTTTGACGGCATCATCTATGTCACAATTTAAGTCTGCAGAGGATTTGGTTGACTACCTAAAACATTTTCGAGCTGACAATATAGTAAATGATGCTGAGTTTATGCGAGTACGTCTTGTTCCTGATGCTGGACCTTGGACAGTTTTGGGTCAG AGTTATGGTGGATTTTGTGCAGTAACCTATTTGAGTTTTGCACCACAAGGACTGAGACAAGTCCTTCTAACTGGTGGAACCCCTCCAATTGGAAATGGATGCACTGCAGATACCGTGTATAGAGTATGCTCTGAACAGATTATACTCCAAAATGAAAAGTACTACAAGAGGTATCCTCAAGACATTGAAATTGTTAGAGAAGTTGTTAATTATTTAGCAGCGTCTGAGGGAGGTGGG GTGCTTCTTCCATCTGGAGGCATCTTAACCCCAAGGGGACTTCAAACTCTTGGCCTTTCTTATTTAGGAACTTCTGCTGGTTTTGAGCGGTTACACTACAT GTTTGAGGGGGTTTGGGATCCTGTACTAGTTCCAGGAGCACCAAAGCAAATCAGTTACTACTTTTTGAATGCT TTTGAAAGGTCAATTGCTTTTGATACAAACCCACTCTATGCGCTTCTGCACGAGTCAATCTACTGTCAG ggtGCTTCATCAAGTTGGTCTGCTCACAGAATAAGGAGTGAAGATGAGGGAAAATTTGATGCAATCAAAGCTGCCAAAGAAGGTCGCCCCGTACTTTTCATGGGAGAG ATGATATTTCCATGGATGTTTGATGAGATTCATGCACTGACGAAATTCAAAGATGCTGCTCATATATTGGCTGAGAAGCAGGATTGGCCTCCACTATATGACACTAATATGCTGAATAATAACAAG GTGCCTGTTGCAGCAGCTGTTTATTatgatgatttgtttgtcaACTTCAAGATAGCTATGGAAACAGCTTCTCAGATTGCAGGGATTAGGCTGTGGATCACTAATGAGTATATGCATTCTGGTCTGCGTG